Proteins from one Podospora pseudocomata strain CBS 415.72m chromosome 4, whole genome shotgun sequence genomic window:
- the COQ3 gene encoding Hexaprenyldihydroxybenzoate methyltransferase, mitochondrial (COG:H; BUSCO:EOG09263SZM; EggNog:ENOG503NZTD): MRSSLLRPATPRALLRRPSQPPRRLLPLLAHPSQQPNPPPCRPHSTTTTSSVNETEISHFSSLASSWWDPHGPSRPLHLMNPHRHDFIRSCLSSSPTSPPYSSLTYLDIGCGGGIFAESAARLPATLSITGIDASPVIISVAKSHARRDPSLAQKLSYLNSPIESLVLPPVDIVTCFEVIEHVDYPSQFLGELIKFVRPGGWVVMSTIARTWTSWVTTNLVAEDILKMVPKGTHDWDKYLHEYELREWFSKENSREGKKVWGDARVMGVVFVPGCGWKEVKGSEKLGNYFFGVQRLV; encoded by the coding sequence atgcggtcctccctcctccgcccagCCACTCCCCGGGCTCTTCTCCGAAGACCGTCACAACCAccccgccgtctcctccccctcctcgcccacccatcacaacaaccaaaccccccaccatgTCGCCCCCAcagcacaaccaccacctccagcgTCAACGAAACCGAAAtctcccacttctcctccCTAGCCTCCTCCTGGTGGGACCCCCACggcccctcccgccccctccacctcatgAACCCCCACCGCCACGACTTCATCCgctcctgcctctcctcctccccaacctcccccccttaCTCCTCCCTAACCTACCTCGACATCGGCTGCGGAGGAGGCATCTTCGCCGAATCCGCCGCCCGCCTCcccgccaccctctccatAACCGGAATCGACGCCTCCCCCGTCATAATCTCCGTCGCCAAATCCCACGCCAGACGAGACCCCTCCCTTGCCCAAAAGCTAAGCTACCTCAACTCCCCAATCGAgtccctcgtcctccccccagTCGACATCGTCACTTGCTTTGAAGTAATCGAGCACGTCGATTACCCCTCTCAGTTTTTGGGGGAACTGATAAAGTTTGTCAGGCCGGGCGGGTGGGTCGTCATGAGCACCATTGCGAGGACGTGGACGAGCTGGGTGACTACCAATCTTGTGGCGGAGGATATCTTGAAGATGGTGCCAAAGGGGACGCACGACTGGGACAAATACCTTCATGAGTATGAGCTGCGGGAGTGGTTTAGCAAGGAAAACTCACGGGAAGGGAAAAAGGTTTGGGGAGACgcgagggtgatgggggtggtgtttgtgccggggtgtgggtggaaggaggtcaaggggaGTGAGAAGCTTGGGAATTATTTCTTTGGTGTGCAGAGGTTGGTTTAG